The stretch of DNA gatttgcattcagaattcatagttaTTTGTCTGGCTGTGGAAGATAGTTTCTATCACAAGtgctttagaattgtctttgattattgtaccaGCAAGGAGAACTATCTCCATCATAGTTGTGGGATCAATGACaactctaaaggacttgtgatagaaaatgtcttTTACAGCTAGACAAAAGACTTTGGAgtgtgaatgcagatcaaagcatactattttcactttttaaaacttaatgcttttttctttttctcatgattttttcccttctttcactatgtgagtaatatggaaatatgttaaacatgattgtataacctttatcaaattacttgctgtcatggggaggaaagggaggaagatagaaaaatgtagaactcaaaagattacaaaaagataaatgttaaaaGTTATCTTCGCATggaattgtaaaaataaaataacattcaaaataagGACAAATGAAAAGAGGCATGTGTATTTATCCTCAGTCTCAGGAAGAAAGCAGTAAGTACAATCTTTTTTAATACAGTGTCTAGCAcattgtaggcatttaataattgctgtCTCACTGACTCATGTTGAAGGCATGAACTCTGAGAcatggaaaaggtaaaaaaattcattttcctttagcTAGGCATAATAACTAAGAGAAGAGGAATGAGGAAATATGTCCTAAAACTGTCCAAAGGGCTCTTTTCTGTGCTAGCCAGTATTGTTACAGTAGTTGCAAAAAAGTGCTACAAGTGGCAATTTGGAGGCTGATGACAGGAGGCAATTAAGCAGTCAGACAGCCCACAGCACAAACAAAAATCATCAAATGCTAGCCTGAGAGAAGAAATGGATTGGCAGCTACAAGAGAATCCAAGCAGAAACTCAGGAACCGCAGAGGTAGAACCAGGAGCAACAATGAGGTACATCTAGATGGTGAGACACAACATTGTTATCTCAGACAGAAGACCTCCTATACCCCTAGAGCTgagttttcaaatgatttttctccttcccattggCATTTGAATTTGTGGAAGATTGCCTTCATCTAATTCAACATTTATGCAAATAAACCAGAAAATCAGAAACCAGAAAGTCtttgacttcaaggagcttacattccactgGAGGATATAATATGTCCCCAAATAAAGTAATTTAAGGTATACAATGACTGGTGCTAATAGAAATGGTTTCATGGAGAAGGTGGCATCTGAGCTCAGTCTTGAAGACAGGATTCCAAAAGGTTAAGATGAAGAGGAATTCCAGGGATTACAATGGCCCATGCAAATGTGGAGTCAAATAATGTGAGTTATGAATGGAAAAATTGGGTAGAGTTGGATGATAAAGAGTCTTAAGATCAggttaagaaattatttaaaatttttcattcttactCTCCAGGCCAATAAGAAACAATTGCAGGTATTTGACTGTGTAGGTATAACACCTTCAGAACTGGATTTTGCTTATTATGGCATCTGTGTAAAGACTGGAGAGGTGATTGATCGGAAATGAGAACGCCAATTAAAGAAGACAttataggacttagacataaataACAAtactaaaagcaaattagaagatcaaggactagtttacctgtcagatctatggaaaggggagcagtttatgactaaggaagagttggagaatatcaccaaaaaccaattagatgatttcaattacatcaaattaaaaagcttttgcacagataaaaccactgtaaccaagatcaaaagaaatgtagtaaattgggaaacaatctttacaactaatgattctgacaaaggactcatttccaaaatatacagagaactgagttatatttttaaaacaaaaagccattccccaattgacaaatagtcaaaggatatgctaaggcaatttatagatgaggagatcaaagcaatccatagccatatggaaaaaagctctaaatcattaattattagagaaatgcaaattaaagcttctctgagataccacctcacacctctcagattggccaatatgaccagaaaggataatgatcattgttggaagggttgtgggaaatctgggacactattacactgttggtgaagctgtgaagtcatccgacctttctggagagcagtttggaacaaaaatgcaacaaaaatgtgcataccctttgacccagcaatactactactgggtctatatcctgaagagatgatgaaaaagggtaacaacatcacttgtacaaaaatatttatagcagtcctgtttgtggtggcaaagaattggaaatccagtaaatgtccttcaattggggaatggcttagcaaactgtgctatatgtatgtcatggaacactattgttctattagaaaccaggagggatgggatttcagggaagcctggagtgatttgcatgaactgatgctgagtgagatgagcagaaccagaaaaacactgtacaccctaacagcaacatgggagtgatgatcaaccttgaaggacttgctcattccatcagtgcaacaagtgggaacaattttgggctatctgtaaaggagagtgccatctgtatccagataaggagatgtggagtttgaacaaagttcaaggattattccctttaatttaggaaaaaatatatcttattgtctgaaaaaaaaatcacacagctaggtaattattaggtgtctgaggtcacatttgatttcagatcctcctgactacagggccagtgctctagccacaatgccacctagctgtccctaaaaatatattgcattattttgagatttctataataatgataatagtatttCCAGTGTCCTAAATGTTATAATATAAGAAATACTGATAAATGTAAGAGCTGAGATTATTAAAGGACAGATTTTCTCATAAAAGAATTGtgattttaaaattgtgttacgaCTTTATTGGGTTTTCTCTGACCAGTTTTAATTAGCTTGATCTGATAGGAATTTAAAATAGTTTCTACAGTAGCACAGGCCACTACATGCCTCCTAGTGACTTTTATAGTTATTGCAAATGGGGGTTTGAGAGACCTGGAattctttgaaaggaaaatccacctggggtttaaaaaaaaatgggatttagCAAAAGAATTTGACTTAAAATGGTTTGTCTAAGTATGAAAATtgtgaatttcttcatttgagttaTTGGGGCATGTAGTAGATGAAACATTTTGGGCAGGGAAATATGTCTTCTAATTAAATAGATCCCTCTGCACTGACCATGTATCTTACAATGCTCAAAACTATATATGCCTTACCCTCATTCCATTTTTCAAGTTCTCAAGAAGAGGTCAATAatcttttagtaaagtaccttgcccttTCTCAAcaagaactcccccccccccccccaccataagGCAAACCTGtttaacaaaacaatggatccctggGTTAGCTTGAAAAGATTAAATCTATGAACTACAGCCCTTCATCTCCATTTCCTTAATTACCTCATCTGTGAATTGAGTATTTGGGGTTTCTTTGAGCATTTTACATAgggaatataatagaaaaatctAACCCTGTTGCAAGAGGATCTGTATTGCAAATTCTGGCAAAATCCCTGAACAAAATGGGgtataattatgtaattataattGTCGAAATTGCCTcatctttttatatataaattaaggtGGAAGATATACAGCAAATCAGTCAGGGTTTATACAAATGGACCATTGATGTGGGATTATTTATGATAAAAGTTCATGAAAGTCCCTTTCTGTAAATTTTTTCCCTGTAAATTAATTCACTGTAATATTAATCTATTATtgatgataattttgattaataaaatgagggacagtgaaaaaaaaagaatccattataatattcctggcaaaGGTGATAAAGGGCTAAAACTGTGTAATAGCTATATTAGTGGAGAAAAGGAGGTGtacataaaatataaagagataaaaatctTTAAGACTGGACAACTGAATGAAgggttaaaggagagaaaaaagtcaaGTTTGATTTCAAGTTTATAAAACTGGGTAACAGGATGATTGTGATTTTGACAAAATCAGGGAAGTTGGGAGAATCTACTTTAGGCAGGAGTTTCCTCATGTTATCCTAATGATTTCCAAAGGGCATATGGGAATATGTGAGTACTACCAAATAATACTCATGATTTGCATAAAAATAAGTATTGAGAACACTGCAGCAGATGATAAtgccaagaaaaatatttttaaaacttgtttaaaaaaaatttaataatcatgcTTGATACATTCAAAGAATGCCAGCATTCATTCTACCAAGAAATATCTTTTAGTAATCCAAGAGATCCAAggtaatgaaaggaaagaaataaggctGGAGGTTGAATGAACAGTTAATGGTATAAGCTGAATCATTTTTGTCCCTTTTTCAAATAGGTAAGTACAAAGAGAGAGCAAGGGCAGGGTCTTTAAATTTGCTTACTTCAGAAACCGTTACTGAATTGGTATATAACCATACAAATAATTCCACCTCTTCACATGACCCAGATGGATTTATGGACTCCCTGTGACAAGCTAATCTGTGAAAGCCTTCCAGGTTGCAGAACCTCTGAAGTTAATCAGAAGAAACCTTTAAAGTGTCTGATCATTCTGTCAATGAGGCAGTGTTTGAACACATTTAGTATTTCAATAAAAGAGTTTTTTTTAGATCTCATCAGAAGAAACTcattttcaggggcagctaggtggcatagtggataaagcaccggccctggagtcaggagtacctgggttcaaatccagtctcagacacttagctgtgtggccttgggcaagccacttaaccctgtttgccttgcaaaaacctaaaaaaaaaacaaaactcattttaGCATGTCCAGTATTGCCTCTCCTTGGGTGACTTCAGAACCAGGTTTGAGGTATCAAGACTGAGAGGGAGGAGAATTCTATAATTTGAGGCTTTAGCAGACAAATGTTTTCCATACTACTGCCAAAAGAATCATACAGTAGTTTTATCTCCCTTAAGAGCTATgaacaagttttgtttttttgtattttaaaagaggTATACATGGGGTTTGGGATTGGGAAGGTCAGTATAAAGAGGATGAACACCACAAATTCTTACCAAGCCTTACCAATGCTTTCTGCCATCTAGCTTTTAGAATATGGTATATGCAGTAAAGAACATAGAAGCTCTTCTCCCTGATTCTTTAGGAAGATGCATTACTAGATACCTCATAAATACAAGGGGATGGGGAGCAAGGTTcagtaattttccattttatagcaAGGAATAACAAAATGAGACACAAGTTTCAGAGATCTACAGAAACCTAATTATTTTAGAATGATGGTTTTTTAATTTacgtttctcttctttttaagttTGTCTAGTAGAGTTCCTACAACATCCTCATTTCTACTCACTTCTTCTGTGGGGGTGCTGAAATTCAtagaaatttttcctttaaattgctgatttccagatttttttttcccatgtggTTGATCACCTTTAGCAAGTATAAAGCTGAGCCAAGTCATCCGTTTTGGTAGCTGACAATCAATTTTTGATTTAAGGGGCAGAGTGTGAGGAAAGGAAGATGAAGTTGCAGGTGTAAACTGTGAAGAGTCCCAAAAGGCACCTGTCTTCAACTGGGGAACTTTGAGAACATATTTAATACCCATCTCATCCTTACAAGTTGGCATAGGACTTGGCATAACTACTAATTGTGCTCCATAAGGATCTTTTATTCCATTTACATGAGGACAACCATATGGAATCCAAGAGGCACAAGCTAAGCAGATAGCATAAGTTGTTGATAAATGTGAGTCAGGTTGAGTATTATGATATCCTCTCATTCGCCTCAGGAGAATCTGCTTTTggatatcattttttattttctcccgaGGAATAGAATTAATGATACTTCTGAAAAATTCTTTGGAGATAGTCCCACCATCCTCAGTAGCATATATTGAATGAATATCTGTGAATGACTTTAAGGACTCTGCCTGACTTTCCAGGGACTTGTGATAAAGATCAGGTGAAACAACCTCAGTTGGGTAGTGAGGGTTCAGGGTACCCCTCAGGTTTGAAGAAGATTTCTGGTGGTCAGATCttggggaaagaagatgctggTTGTCAGGGTTTGGTATATCCTTAGAATTCTTTTCCAGATTTGTTGGAGAGAGATCTTTATGATCAGTCTGGTTGTCAGGACTAAGTCTAAGGGTATACTGATGCTCAGCACTTGGTTGAGCCTCTGGTGGATGGTCAAAATCTGAAGTTGTAGTGCCATGGTCAGAGACTGGTATTGTCCATTCCATTGAATTGAAAACTGGTGAAGACTGATCCTGGTTGCCAGGGACTTCTTCACCCTTGACTTTTTGGCACAGACTCAATGAAGGTATTGGCTGATGTTCTGAACTCTGTACTATCTGCACCCAGTCATCAGAATCCAGGGTGGCCTTAATTTGGTGAGTGGAAACCAAAATACCTTTGGTCCTGTGGTCTAAATTGTTTTCACCCTTATACTGGTGGGCACAATCTAATATAAGTTCATCCCTGTCATTAGTTCCTGATGCAATCTCAGGTTGGGAGATGGGATTTGGTGAAGTTGTTTCCTTATGGTTTAGATTCATTGATGCATCACTAGAATGATCCAGATGTATTTTAGGAGTTTCAAAATGTTCAGGTTCAAGTAGTTTCTTGATCTCATTATCTGGACCTGGTATAGGCTCATGCTGGCAGCAGGTGTCTGATATAGTTTCAGACTGTTGCTTAAGGTgcactgtaaaatgagatttatgTTCTGGGTTTGGTAGTGTATCAACCTTTTGACCAGGGACTAGTTGAGGTGACACACAGTAGTTGAAATGTAAAACCTCAGTCGGGTGGTCAGGACTCACTGAACTTTTAAACTTTTAGCCTGTTGATCAGAAACTAGTGAAACTTTAGCTAAATTGTAGGATACTGGTGCATATGTTCCCTTGATCCATTTGCAAAGGGTTATCAGTGGAGCCTCAGCCAAATGTGTATTGTGGCATTGGAAGGGTACTGAGGTAACCCTGAGCGAATCTGAGTCATGCCTTGGTGGCAAAGTTGTCACTCTGGCCTGATGATTTGAGATTGGGGTTAGCACAGTCATAGCCATTGGAGTCAAAGGCTCCAATGGAGGACATTTTGATGGCACAACTATGAATCTAACCTGGTGACTGGGTTGTGATGACAGCATAGTTGTGATCTCGGGATAGTTATCTGAGCATGAAAATGACATAGCTTCAATGTTTTGGTGGTCGAGGCATCTAATTTGGGAAGTAGCCCAATCCCAATTTCTTGAGCTCAATGATGATTGGGGATTGAGATATGGTAATACTTTATTTGTCACTTTGGCCTGGTAGTAAGTATATTGTGAACATGGAATTGGAACTCTGGTCTTAGGGTCAGGGCATGATGGAATTGTGGACCAATTACTCAGGTATGATCAAGCCTCAGATTTGTTATGACAGCCTTGGGGAATCCTGGGAAGGTGGACAGGGCTAGATGAGGTCTTAGGAAGGGGGGCAGGGATCAAGGGAGTCTGGGTCCAGTGATTAAAACCAAAAAGAGGTGTAGCTCGGTATTCAGGGCATGAAGAGGTAATAATGGTGTCTTTACCCCAGTGTTTCAAGTGTGGTGAAGGCATAATTGTTGCTTGCGTCTCCAGATGTGGTAACAGTGCCACGTGCTCAAGATGGGGTAGTAGTATAGTTGTAGCCTTTTTGTGGCACGATGAGGGTAGAGTTGTACTTTTGCAGGGAGGATTCACTGACATTTTGGTTTGAGTCTGGTATAGCTTAGCTCTGGACAGATACTCTTCAGTGATTGATGGCATTGACTGGTGAGTGTAACATGGTAATAGTACCATCTTCGACTGATGATAAAAGCCCCTTTGAGATACTGGTGCTTTTGATGAAGAGACTGTGTAAATGAGGATAAGGAAATACCATATTATAACatatatggaaaagaaaactatgaaatagGACTAATCATGgaataaaagggagaaaggaagcactacctaattatttttaatgttattacattacttcacttgatcctcacaagaacttGTTGAGGCACacagggaattttttttgtttatcccCATTCTACTGATAAGGAAGCAGGTTCAGAGCTATTAAGTGATTTATGGATCATGTGATAACTGAGGCTATAGTTCAACACTCCTATTTCTCGTGGGTCAATGACCTAATCCAAATAGGCAGGGACAGAAATTAGGAAAAAGTATGATGGAGTCATTTATGAAATGGCTAAAAGTCAAAGCTCACCATTTGACAATGTCTTCTGCCTTTTCCCCATTGATGtgttggaaattttttctttgagataCGTTAACAAAAGAAGCGAAGAATCCAGATGACCTCATAAAGGCAAATGAATGATTATCTTTAGAATTTGACCCAAATACTAcatgaatgtttttgttttttgttatttttatttttgcttttaaatacaGGGCTTTTTGTTTCCATCAATGGGATTGTTAATAGAATAGTTAGAATTGTGCTATATCATCATCTCAATACTAACCCTCCTACAAATAGGGAAAAGGTGAAGTGAATTATGGTCTTTGAATAACCCCATGGGtctctagatttttttctgactccTATGAAAATAAGTTCTAAAAACCTTACTTATATTCATTTgtaattgaaatgaaaatgattgaaatactccttttaatgggaataaaatacttcaaccaaaataatgaaatccTATTATGAAGGATCATTCTTTCTCAGTCTACCATAACTAcatcaatttatttaaaaataacttccatgggacggctaggtagcatagcggatatagcactggccctggagtcaggagtacctgagttcaaatgtggcctcagacacttaataattgcctagctgtatgacttggggcaagtcacttaaccccattgcctaaaatttaaaaaaaaataataaaaataactttcttaCCAAAAATGTTCTGGTCAAAATGCAAAAGATAAAATCAATGGCATCTGAAACTATTTGGGTAAGAAAGTTGAATATCAAAAAATTTGGGCTGAGAATTATCCATCTTTCTCAAAGGATCATAGGTATAGGCTTTAGAGGTGGAAAGAACCTTCAGTCTTCAAATCTTACCCTtatttgacatatgaggaaactgaggaaaaaagaagTCAAGTGATCTTCATGAGATCTCACATCTAGAAAAGATATCTTAGAAGGGATTTGAAACTCAGTTCTTTTGTATTCCAAGTCAAGGGACCTATCTCTTGCATCGTATTTCCTCTAACGCAAGCATCTTCTAAACCTTTCCACAAATAAAATATCCTGAAAACCCACACTGAATTTCCATCACCCAGTTCCTATCTTGAAGTGCTTCTCACCAGAATCAAGAAAAGTAGACCACTGGGGCAATCCAAGTTGTCTTAACTTTCCTCAATAAGAGATAACTAAAGTATTAATGAAGtccctataaaaataaaatgattttttaaaaaaagcattttgtcCAGAAAAAAAGTGTAATACTCTCTCCTATGTCAATGTCCCAAGAAAAATAGATGCAATCTTTAGAAAATTATACAAGGACAGAGTATCCTTGTTAGTCCATTGCTAGTTCTCAGATCCAGAAGGCACAGCTTTGATATACCCTTACACTAAAAAAGCAacagttggggtggctaggtggtgcagtggatagagcaccggcctggagttcaaatttggcctcagacacttaataattatctagctgtgtgaccttgggcaagccacttaacctcatttgccttgcaaaaaaaaaaaacccaaaccctaaaATAAAAGCAACAGTTTTCTATCTGTGGAAGCTATTCACTTCAAGGAATACTTGAACTCTTTGATACTCCTATGACACAATGTTCCAAGTAATAACTCAAAATTTTCTGTGGGTCTAGTTAGATAACTCTTCCCACATCCCCATAGAACTTTTTGACATAACATTACTAAATTCCATCTCTTGATAAAGTGTAAAAGCTTTAAACCCTTAGCAAGAGCCTTAATTTCTATACCTCCTAAAGAATAGAAGTCATCCATTTATATCCCATAGCACTCCTATTACATTTATCTACCATAATTTGTCTACTCTTAAACTTTACATGTCTGATGttaaagatatttccatattatacatgaaatattcaataattttgtGAAAATTTTGCACCAGTCAGTAAAGGAAATGTCTTCATTGCTTCTCTTACCATTCAAGAAATGCTATTTTACAATAgtttaaaatagaaacaaataggAAGGGAAAACTATCATAGgtgaaaaaataggcaaaaagaaattattataggTTATATAACGGTTTACTTAAGAGAACTCCAGAGATTCCTgaggaaaatattaattgaaacAATGGGCATAGCAAAGCCAAAACTAAATTCTCCTAGTATACTCATTATATAGCCTAGTAGCAATGATTTCAAATCTTAGGAGTATATGTTTTCTTTAAGGCAGTGTTCATAATTTCAGGACTGcttactttctattttaaaaaattgatgtcttttgttaTTTGATTATTACCTACATCACTACCCCCCCACCCATATAAACCTGCCAATGAAACTCAAACATTAAAACAATAAAGCAGTATTGACAGAGGGATCATGTTGAACAATTGTATTCACTATTTTGTACATATAGCTCTGGATCTGGAGAAGACTCAGGGTCAAATGTCATTTCAGTTGTTCAGTAATTTaagtcttttctgatctcttcatgatctcatttgagttttcatggcaaagatactgaagtggttttccatttatttctccagtttactttacagatgaggaaactgaggtaaacaggtttaagtgacttgcccagggtcacacagctaggaagtgtctgaggtcatatttaaactcaggaagatgatactACCTGACTCCACACCAGGtcctctatacactgcaccacctagctgccaatttGTCCACtaattactacctgtgtgaccttgaccaaggcCCTTGACCTCTCTGGGCTTCTGGGATAGGTGACCTGAAGAACACTTCCACTTTTATATCTATGCCCCCCCTTagatcctttgatttctttttgcattagagattctataaatatttgttgaataaacaTTAATCATCTACTTCACTTGGTGAGAAATTAAATGTATTATTAAGTTCTGTGGAATATTGGATAtgtgtaaagtaaaaaaaaaaaaaagaaacattatacCAGAAGTTTTTCCTTCTGGGAACTGAATTTATATATCCTTGTATTTAGAGAATTAGAGcaaataagattacaaaggaatgTAGTTTTAGTAGcactctctccttcttattcttctctctttccttatctaGGAAATATCCAATTTGTCACTGTATAAAATGCATAAGATTTCACTCTCATAGTATCACAGATTTATATCAGGAAGGAATCTAATCTGAAACCTTATTTTAACTCTCAAACACTGAAACCCAGATGGGGTAAATTACTCCCCAAAGGTTGCATAGGTAATAGTGACAGAGatggaactcaggttctctgactcctaTAATTCAATACTCTTTCAACAGTATCAAATGTGCATCTTTATATAGTAGCAGCACTGAAGACAGTCACAGATTATTAGAACATAATCCCTTGGAAGAGCCCTCTATTGCATGCAACTATATTTGTGAGCCTtcaagaaaagaatcagaagcTCAAAAGGTGGAGGGAATCATCCTTCAACCTTAACTGGTTCAAATATTAGGCCACCCTGTAGGAAAATTTAGCACAACCCACAATTCATCCTTCAAATCAGTCACCAAAACACCATTAATCCATGTGCCTCCTACTCACAAGAAATCAATAAGGGAGGTCCCTGAGAAATCTAATATCACCCAGAATGTGACAATCAGAGGCATGTGCCCTCAAGGAAAGTTGTCATGTGATTTCTGCTTTATAGATTCTAAATAAATTTCTGCTGAAGACTGGAAAGCTCTTTCCCCATAATCTGAATATAAACTGTAACTGAGAGCACAAGAacaaacttttttgttttcttttcctaaaatattttattttatccttaatgCTAGCTAAGGCTAATTTATTGACTCTTTTACTGCCCACATCTATGCTTATTTACTCATCTAGCATGTCTTAAACTCACTTTAAAAATGtccttgtctttcccattagaatgggaGTTCCTGGAGGATCCAAtaaaaggaaatgtatttttgcctttctttgaatccctagtaTTTAGCAAAATGTCTAGCACAATGtgaacttttaataaatatttaatttttaaaaagtataatcatGTGAAACCTTCTACACACACTCTCCCTGATTCTTGCCTGTGATTTAAAATCATAAGAGATTAGATTGAGTTTTGGA from Macrotis lagotis isolate mMagLag1 chromosome 6, bilby.v1.9.chrom.fasta, whole genome shotgun sequence encodes:
- the LOC141491989 gene encoding uncharacterized protein LOC141491989, with translation MGKRQKTLSNVSSSKAPVSQRGFYHQSKMVLLPCYTHQSMPSITEEYLSRAKLYQTQTKMSVNPPCKSTTLPSSCHKKATTILLPHLEHVALLPHLETQATIMPSPHLKHWVHLKQQSETISDTCCQHEPIPGPDNEIKKLLEPEHFETPKIHLDHSSDASMNLNHKETTSPNPISQPEIASGTNDRDELILDCAHQYKGENNLDHRTKGILVSTHQIKATLDSDDWVQIVQSSEHQPIPSLSLCQKVKGEEVPGNQDQSSPVFNSMEWTIPVSDHGTTTSDFDHPPEAQPSAEHQYTLRLSPDNQTDHKDLSPTNLEKNSKDIPNPDNQHLLSPRSDHQKSSSNLRGTLNPHYPTEVVSPDLYHKSLESQAESLKSFTDIHSIYATEDGGTISKEFFRSIINSIPREKIKNDIQKQILLRRMRGYHNTQPDSHLSTTYAICLACASWIPYGCPHVNGIKDPYGAQLVVMPSPMPTCKDEMGIKYVLKVPQLKTGAFWDSSQFTPATSSSFPHTLPLKSKIDCQLPKRMTWLSFILAKGDQPHGKKKSGNQQFKGKISMNFSTPTEEVSRNEDVVGTLLDKLKKKRNVN